One region of Bacteroidota bacterium genomic DNA includes:
- a CDS encoding T9SS type A sorting domain-containing protein has protein sequence MKQKFTLQLVLMIGMLVSFQKSNAQCNTAGSGTNGNVHCLYTDSMNNCMYLGGGFQTSGMDSMNHCGYWNDSTYHPMNMMGHNGCNDSVWCFVMFNGDLYVGGNFTMAGGVPCNHIARWDGNSWYAVGNGFNEAVHALAVYNNELYAGGEFTSSGVTPINYIANWNGSQWNQVDGGVNDDVEAMCVWDSVLCIGGDFTMAGSITMNRICTWDGVNFAAIGSGFTTGMMGSCMVHSLCVYNGNLYAGGMFEHASSQDMHNIGMWNGSNWVSIGHVEGSMHGENGVNAMCVYNGQMYVGGNFGSCGSQVANNLGCWNGSTWSTIGTGMNGEVNALSVFHNELYMAGDFTSAAGTAANNIARYSANTGIQSFNYDETNLSTYPNPSTDFIQVKWVNKTLSAGTLDILDIKGKVVLKLEVGMMTTGSHSKTISVKDLSEGIYFLRLISGASVSQVQFEKVR, from the coding sequence ATGAAACAAAAATTTACTCTGCAATTAGTATTAATGATTGGAATGCTTGTCAGTTTCCAGAAGTCAAATGCACAATGCAATACAGCCGGAAGCGGAACGAACGGAAACGTTCATTGTTTGTATACTGATTCAATGAACAACTGTATGTATCTCGGCGGCGGATTTCAAACCTCCGGTATGGATTCAATGAACCATTGCGGATATTGGAATGATTCAACCTATCATCCTATGAATATGATGGGACACAATGGTTGCAATGATTCTGTATGGTGCTTTGTCATGTTTAATGGAGATTTGTATGTTGGAGGAAATTTTACTATGGCCGGCGGAGTACCGTGTAATCACATAGCACGTTGGGATGGAAATTCGTGGTACGCGGTTGGGAATGGCTTTAACGAAGCTGTTCATGCTTTAGCGGTATATAACAACGAACTATATGCCGGCGGAGAATTTACCTCATCAGGAGTTACACCAATTAATTACATTGCCAATTGGAATGGTTCGCAATGGAACCAGGTGGACGGTGGCGTAAATGATGATGTTGAAGCTATGTGTGTTTGGGATAGTGTCCTGTGTATCGGTGGCGATTTTACCATGGCAGGAAGCATTACCATGAACCGTATTTGTACATGGGATGGAGTTAATTTTGCAGCAATCGGCTCTGGATTTACTACTGGTATGATGGGTTCCTGTATGGTACATTCGCTTTGTGTATACAATGGAAATTTGTATGCAGGTGGGATGTTTGAACATGCGAGTAGTCAGGATATGCACAATATCGGAATGTGGAATGGTTCCAACTGGGTTTCTATTGGACATGTGGAAGGTTCAATGCATGGCGAAAATGGAGTGAATGCGATGTGTGTGTACAATGGTCAAATGTATGTTGGTGGTAATTTCGGTTCATGCGGTTCACAGGTTGCAAATAATCTGGGATGTTGGAATGGATCAACATGGTCCACCATTGGAACAGGAATGAATGGCGAAGTAAATGCCCTTTCTGTATTCCATAACGAATTGTACATGGCAGGCGATTTTACCAGTGCTGCCGGAACAGCTGCTAACAATATCGCAAGATATTCTGCAAATACTGGAATTCAATCATTCAATTATGATGAGACAAATCTTTCTACTTATCCGAATCCGTCTACTGATTTCATTCAGGTAAAATGGGTGAATAAGACGCTTTCTGCAGGAACACTGGATATTTTGGATATCAAGGGTAAAGTTGTCCTTAAGCTGGAAGTTGGTATGATGACAACTGGCAGCCATTCAAAAACTATTTCTGTAAAGGATTTAAGTGAAGGAATCTATTTTCTGAGATTGATTTCAGGTGCTTCAGTTTCACAAGTGCAATTTGAAAAAGTCAGATAG
- a CDS encoding class III cytochrome C family protein, giving the protein MKKLIVTGSLLLCVWLMVQYPHFMLNPGELIQGHQDLNNKCASCHTPFRGTDSEKCIACHKLSDIGKVTLHPGIQAVQEKILFHEQLKNQECTACHTDHKGINPKSATLLFNHELLSAEIINNCTSCHTQPIDNLHKQLSNACKNCHNTNDWKKDVIFNHDMIASDAKNNCSSCHKTPDDAYHRNFKDNCSKCHGTEKWKPSTFNHSEYFQLDKDHNVECNTCHSSGNFSAYTCYGCHEHSVDKIRQEHVEEGISNFSKCTNCHKSANEHDIRMNNEAGSNVNTGDLNRREKETKKNKGNENQSGKNEHEDD; this is encoded by the coding sequence ATGAAAAAGCTAATCGTAACCGGATCTCTTCTTTTGTGTGTATGGCTGATGGTACAGTATCCACACTTCATGCTGAACCCTGGTGAACTGATACAAGGTCATCAGGATTTAAATAACAAATGCGCTTCATGTCATACACCATTTCGCGGAACGGATTCAGAAAAATGTATTGCCTGTCACAAGCTGAGCGACATCGGAAAAGTTACGCTGCATCCGGGGATCCAGGCAGTTCAGGAGAAAATACTGTTCCACGAGCAACTCAAAAACCAGGAATGTACAGCATGCCATACTGATCACAAAGGGATCAATCCAAAATCAGCTACATTACTGTTCAATCATGAACTTCTAAGCGCCGAAATAATCAACAACTGCACAAGTTGTCATACACAACCAATTGACAATCTCCACAAGCAATTGTCAAACGCCTGCAAAAACTGTCACAACACTAATGACTGGAAAAAAGATGTGATCTTCAATCACGACATGATTGCAAGTGATGCAAAAAACAATTGTTCCTCCTGCCATAAGACTCCGGATGACGCTTATCATAGGAACTTCAAGGACAACTGTTCAAAATGTCACGGAACAGAAAAATGGAAGCCTTCAACATTCAATCATTCAGAATATTTCCAGCTCGACAAAGATCACAATGTTGAGTGCAACACCTGTCACAGCTCCGGAAATTTCAGTGCTTACACTTGTTATGGTTGTCATGAACATTCCGTCGATAAAATCAGGCAGGAGCACGTTGAAGAAGGTATCTCAAACTTCAGCAAATGTACCAACTGTCACAAAAGCGCGAATGAGCATGATATACGGATGAACAATGAAGCGGGGAGTAATGTCAATACTGGCGATTTGAATCGGAGAGAAAAAGAAACAAAGAAGAATAAAGGCAATGAAAATCAGTCAGGAAAGAATGAACATGAGGATGACTAA
- a CDS encoding CusA/CzcA family heavy metal efflux RND transporter codes for MIEKIIQFSVRNKLITGIFLILFVAWGVYSTTQLSIDALPDVTNNQVQVITTTPNLATQEVEQFITYPIEMQMKTIPEVVELRSTSRSGLSVVTIVFKDKVPVNIARQQVSERLKMAEEDLPKQFGTPEIVPPTTGLGEIYQYTISAKEGFEKKYSIMELRTIQDWIVKRQLVGTPGVVDVSSFGGYLKQYEVAIAPEKLVSMNISLTEVFDALSKNNENTGGSYIDKGPNIYFIRGEGLIENTEDVENIVVKNLNGIPIKIHDIGKVQFGFAPRYGAMTRNGEGETVGGVVLMLKGANSVKVIADVKERMLKIEKSLPEGLMIDVFVDRTKLIERTIGTVSKNLIEGALIVIFVLVLLLGNFRAGLIVASVIPLSMLFAISLMNVFGVSANLMSMGALDFGLIVDGAVIVVESMLHIFSKNYRSNTLSQKQMDHEVIANSSGIMTSAVFGQVIILIVYVPIFALTGIEGKMFLPMAQTVSFAIIGALLLSLTYVPLMSSLFLNKQITHKESWSDKFILWVLKFYTPFLSRVLRNKMKVILGSALIWIASIFLFNSLGGEFIPEMDEGDFATNYTIRQGSNLQQTIRTGTELENILLKKFPEVLEVVSKIGTSEVPTDPMPIESADLIIILKDKKEWTSARDKEELAEMMNKELSVLPGVNLSFEQPIQMRFNELIAGVKSDVAIKIFGEDLDVLFKNGNKVASIISTIPGATDIKVEQVVGMPQLVVKYDRDRIAQYGLNIVDVNKILNTALAGGKAGVVYEGERRFDLIVRLDKVRDADEEKVKGIFVPLPNGSQIPLSQIADVSFQSAPAQISREDAERRIVVEANVRGRDIQSVVEDMQHKLDTELKLPPGYFLTYGGTFQNLKEAKARLFIAVPIALLLIFLLLFISFRSITESLIIFSAIPLAAIGGVVGIWIRGMNFSISAGIGFIALFGVAVLNGIVLIAYFNKLREEGETDVKKRILKGTAARLRPVLATAAVASLGFLPMALSTSAGSEVQKPLATVVIGGLISSTLLTLIVLPVLYGMFIDRKRRPGKIVLSVLFLFSVCSVNAQTPLSLDSAIQCSLRNHPMMYSAAYSVQQQEALKKTAITLEPVNITYTAGQINSNLNDYNLNVGSGIKFPTEMSAQWNFQKEQVALAKAQQNVNKGTLIRNVSAAYVQLQYGMQHFALVDTLEKIYVNFARYADVKYTSGETTLLEKLSAESKLKEIQLRKQEAEANLQICRSALLQWMGEPSSKELVPVEADRLPMPVIVENAGLSGTSFFLLQQQQLAVSLASYNLERSKYAPSFQFGYFNQSLDRVNNFSGYSVGAYIPIFKTGQQGRVKSARLGVKIAEQEQKNFELNMNAAYIEAIQQLNTNKQSLDYFQTEGLSFADKILSVANKSYLSGDIGYTEYIYSLDKAFEIRMSYLQKFAAYNLAIVQLRYLLNQ; via the coding sequence ATGATTGAAAAAATCATTCAGTTTTCCGTAAGGAATAAACTGATTACCGGAATATTCCTGATCCTCTTCGTTGCCTGGGGTGTTTATTCCACTACACAACTTTCCATCGATGCTCTTCCGGATGTAACCAATAACCAGGTGCAGGTAATCACGACTACTCCTAATCTTGCTACGCAGGAGGTGGAACAGTTCATTACCTATCCTATAGAAATGCAGATGAAAACAATTCCTGAAGTCGTGGAGTTGCGTTCTACTTCGCGTAGCGGGTTATCGGTAGTCACCATTGTTTTCAAAGATAAAGTCCCGGTAAACATAGCGAGACAACAAGTTTCCGAGCGCTTAAAGATGGCTGAGGAAGATTTGCCAAAACAATTTGGTACTCCAGAGATTGTCCCTCCAACAACCGGATTGGGCGAAATCTATCAGTATACAATTTCCGCGAAGGAAGGATTTGAAAAGAAGTATTCGATTATGGAACTGCGTACCATCCAGGACTGGATTGTTAAGCGCCAGCTCGTCGGTACTCCGGGAGTAGTGGATGTGAGCAGCTTTGGCGGATACCTGAAGCAATATGAAGTCGCGATTGCTCCGGAAAAACTCGTGAGCATGAATATTTCCCTCACAGAAGTATTTGATGCGCTTTCGAAGAACAATGAAAATACGGGAGGAAGTTATATTGACAAAGGACCGAATATCTATTTTATCCGGGGAGAAGGCTTGATTGAGAATACTGAAGATGTCGAGAATATTGTGGTGAAAAATCTCAATGGTATTCCGATTAAAATTCATGATATCGGAAAAGTTCAGTTTGGGTTTGCTCCACGCTATGGAGCAATGACACGAAACGGAGAAGGAGAAACAGTAGGTGGTGTTGTGCTCATGCTGAAAGGTGCGAACAGCGTAAAGGTGATTGCCGATGTAAAAGAGCGGATGCTGAAGATTGAGAAGAGTCTGCCGGAAGGATTGATGATTGACGTGTTTGTGGATCGAACCAAACTTATCGAACGAACCATTGGCACTGTGAGTAAAAACCTGATCGAAGGTGCCTTGATTGTAATCTTTGTATTGGTGCTTTTGCTCGGAAACTTTCGTGCCGGATTGATTGTCGCTTCTGTGATTCCTTTGTCCATGTTGTTTGCGATCTCCTTGATGAATGTCTTCGGAGTGAGTGCGAATCTGATGAGTATGGGGGCACTCGACTTTGGTCTGATTGTGGATGGGGCAGTCATTGTCGTCGAAAGTATGCTGCATATATTTTCTAAAAACTACCGCAGCAACACACTTTCCCAGAAACAAATGGATCATGAGGTAATTGCAAATTCATCAGGGATTATGACAAGTGCTGTTTTTGGACAAGTAATTATCCTAATTGTTTATGTACCAATTTTTGCATTAACGGGAATTGAAGGAAAAATGTTTTTGCCGATGGCACAAACAGTTTCTTTTGCAATCATCGGTGCCTTGCTCTTATCGCTAACGTATGTACCCCTCATGTCTAGTTTATTCCTGAATAAGCAGATTACTCATAAGGAAAGCTGGAGTGATAAATTCATTCTTTGGGTTTTGAAATTCTATACACCTTTTTTATCCAGAGTATTGAGAAATAAAATGAAAGTCATTTTAGGTTCTGCACTCATTTGGATAGCTTCCATCTTTTTGTTTAACTCTTTGGGCGGTGAATTTATTCCGGAAATGGATGAAGGAGATTTCGCTACGAATTATACAATACGACAAGGAAGTAATCTTCAGCAAACTATTCGGACAGGAACAGAATTAGAAAATATTCTTCTTAAAAAGTTCCCGGAGGTTCTGGAAGTTGTCTCGAAGATTGGTACTTCTGAAGTGCCTACTGATCCTATGCCGATCGAAAGCGCTGACTTAATTATTATATTGAAGGATAAAAAAGAATGGACCTCAGCAAGGGACAAAGAGGAGTTAGCGGAAATGATGAATAAGGAATTGAGTGTTCTTCCCGGTGTGAATCTGTCCTTTGAACAACCGATCCAAATGCGATTCAATGAATTGATCGCCGGTGTGAAATCGGATGTGGCGATTAAAATTTTCGGAGAAGATCTGGATGTGCTGTTCAAAAATGGGAATAAAGTTGCCTCCATTATCAGCACAATACCCGGAGCTACCGATATTAAAGTGGAGCAGGTGGTAGGGATGCCACAACTTGTTGTGAAATACGATAGGGATAGAATTGCTCAATATGGATTGAACATAGTTGATGTAAATAAAATCCTCAATACTGCCCTTGCCGGCGGAAAAGCAGGTGTTGTTTATGAAGGAGAACGCAGGTTTGATTTAATTGTACGCCTTGACAAAGTTCGCGATGCTGATGAAGAAAAAGTAAAAGGCATTTTTGTTCCATTACCCAATGGCTCACAAATTCCCTTAAGTCAGATTGCGGATGTTAGCTTTCAATCTGCTCCCGCACAGATTTCAAGGGAAGATGCGGAGCGAAGAATTGTAGTGGAAGCCAATGTCAGAGGACGGGATATCCAGAGTGTAGTGGAAGATATGCAGCATAAGCTTGATACAGAGTTAAAATTACCACCTGGATATTTTCTCACTTATGGAGGTACTTTTCAGAATTTGAAAGAGGCTAAAGCTCGTTTATTTATTGCAGTGCCTATCGCTTTGTTGTTGATTTTTCTGTTGTTATTTATTAGTTTCAGAAGTATCACAGAAAGCTTGATTATTTTTTCTGCAATCCCACTTGCCGCGATAGGAGGAGTTGTTGGGATATGGATCCGCGGTATGAATTTCAGTATCAGTGCAGGAATTGGGTTTATCGCATTATTTGGGGTGGCTGTATTGAATGGTATTGTACTGATCGCTTATTTCAATAAATTGAGAGAAGAAGGTGAGACTGATGTTAAAAAACGGATTTTGAAAGGGACTGCTGCACGGTTGCGACCGGTGCTGGCAACAGCCGCAGTAGCTTCACTTGGATTTTTACCAATGGCACTTTCAACTTCAGCAGGAAGTGAAGTTCAAAAACCTTTAGCAACAGTTGTCATAGGAGGATTGATATCCTCGACATTATTAACGCTAATTGTTTTGCCGGTTTTATATGGAATGTTCATCGACAGGAAAAGGCGACCGGGTAAAATAGTGCTGAGTGTTCTCTTCTTGTTTTCGGTATGTTCAGTAAACGCTCAAACTCCCCTGAGTCTGGACAGTGCTATCCAGTGTTCTTTACGAAATCATCCGATGATGTATTCGGCTGCTTATTCTGTGCAGCAGCAAGAAGCACTGAAGAAAACAGCAATCACTCTGGAGCCGGTCAATATTACGTATACAGCCGGACAGATAAACAGCAATTTGAATGACTACAATTTGAATGTTGGGAGTGGAATTAAATTTCCAACGGAAATGTCGGCACAATGGAATTTTCAGAAGGAGCAGGTCGCTTTGGCTAAAGCGCAACAGAACGTGAATAAAGGAACATTGATCCGGAATGTTTCGGCAGCGTATGTTCAATTGCAATATGGGATGCAACATTTTGCACTTGTGGATACATTGGAAAAAATCTATGTCAATTTTGCCCGATATGCAGATGTAAAATATACTTCTGGTGAAACCACTTTGCTTGAAAAATTATCTGCAGAAAGTAAATTGAAGGAGATTCAACTCAGGAAACAGGAAGCTGAAGCAAATCTGCAAATTTGCAGAAGTGCATTGCTGCAATGGATGGGGGAACCTTCTTCAAAAGAGCTGGTCCCTGTTGAAGCGGATAGACTCCCGATGCCGGTGATTGTTGAGAATGCCGGGTTGTCAGGGACTTCGTTCTTTCTGCTTCAGCAACAACAACTGGCTGTTTCACTTGCGTCCTACAATTTGGAAAGGTCGAAATACGCCCCGTCTTTTCAATTCGGATATTTCAATCAGAGTCTGGACCGGGTAAATAATTTCAGTGGATATTCTGTTGGTGCTTATATTCCAATTTTCAAAACAGGACAACAGGGCCGTGTAAAATCAGCCCGGCTCGGTGTAAAAATTGCTGAGCAGGAACAAAAGAATTTTGAATTGAATATGAATGCAGCGTACATCGAAGCAATACAACAATTAAATACGAACAAACAGAGCCTGGATTATTTTCAAACTGAAGGCCTCAGTTTTGCAGATAAGATTCTCAGTGTGGCGAATAAGAGTTATCTCAGTGGTGACATTGGATATACGGAATACATCTATTCTTTGGATAAAGCTTTCGAGATCCGGATGAGTTATCTTCAAAAATTTGCAGCTTACAATCTGGCTATTGTACAGCTCAGGTATTTACTCAATCAGTAA
- a CDS encoding DUF3365 domain-containing protein: protein MKNIVIIVLVLTIGFFSACNRSGTEQQSKSNESGLPLDEQVIPEPVTDYLALGKTIATSTQAVLAKNLLDAMNKNGTEYALQFCNTKAISLTDSMSQVLIASIKRVTDKPRNPGNQANQDELSYMEEQKNRMMNGDSAIASLRELDEKMIGYYPIVTKAMCLQCHGRKDVNISPATYSTIRKLYPSDKAIGYSENELRGLWVIEMVKK, encoded by the coding sequence ATGAAAAATATCGTAATTATCGTTTTAGTACTGACAATTGGTTTTTTCTCCGCCTGCAACAGATCCGGCACGGAACAACAAAGCAAATCCAATGAGTCTGGTTTGCCGCTAGATGAACAAGTTATTCCGGAGCCGGTGACAGATTATCTGGCATTGGGCAAAACGATTGCAACATCAACCCAGGCAGTTCTTGCTAAAAATCTGCTGGATGCAATGAACAAAAATGGAACGGAGTATGCTTTGCAATTTTGCAATACAAAAGCGATTTCTCTTACTGATAGTATGTCTCAAGTACTGATTGCAAGTATAAAGCGGGTGACTGACAAACCGCGAAACCCGGGGAATCAGGCTAATCAGGATGAGTTGAGCTACATGGAGGAACAAAAAAACAGAATGATGAATGGCGATAGTGCTATAGCTTCATTGAGAGAACTGGATGAAAAAATGATTGGTTATTACCCGATTGTTACCAAGGCAATGTGTCTTCAGTGCCACGGAAGAAAGGATGTAAATATAAGTCCGGCGACATATTCTACTATTCGCAAACTTTACCCATCCGATAAAGCGATCGGTTACAGTGAAAATGAGCTGAGAGGTTTGTGGGTAATTGAAATGGTAAAGAAATAA
- a CDS encoding efflux RND transporter periplasmic adaptor subunit, translating to MNKKKSIIKLHYLILIIAILLAACSSPEQNAVTTNEHTTEREGLIHLSPEQQKAIGLTTGEIIQRNLKTSLKVNGKLMLPPQNQAQVSLLVGGIVKDILVQEGALVNKGQVLATIENIDFIQIQQDYLQSKSTLVYLKAEFERQKELQKENINAGKTFQKAESDYIHELSNHNALKQKLSFYNTDANILNPDNIRSTFNVLAPIAGNIHTITINIGKFAEPNKELFDIVDNRYLHIDLTVFEKDISKIHEGQKLTFTDANDPGHLHNATIFSVNKAFEDDQQAVIAHAKIDHVSETLLPGMFIEARINIDSNTTATLPSIAIVNNGDEHYIFVETKSGEYKQVAIRMGASDQDWTEVIPLQTLDEKSRVVMTGAYYLLSELTKGEGEHHD from the coding sequence ATGAACAAGAAGAAATCCATTATAAAACTCCACTATTTGATCCTGATAATTGCAATTCTCCTGGCGGCTTGTAGCAGTCCTGAACAGAATGCTGTCACTACTAATGAGCATACAACAGAAAGGGAAGGTCTAATTCATCTGAGTCCTGAACAACAAAAGGCCATTGGTTTGACTACCGGAGAGATTATTCAACGAAATCTTAAAACTTCACTCAAGGTCAATGGCAAACTTATGTTACCGCCACAGAACCAGGCACAGGTAAGTTTGTTGGTAGGAGGAATTGTGAAAGATATCCTTGTTCAGGAAGGCGCATTGGTGAACAAAGGTCAGGTGTTGGCAACAATTGAGAATATTGATTTCATTCAAATCCAACAGGATTATCTCCAAAGTAAATCAACTCTCGTTTATCTCAAGGCTGAATTTGAAAGGCAAAAAGAATTGCAGAAGGAAAATATCAATGCCGGCAAAACCTTTCAAAAGGCAGAATCTGATTATATTCATGAACTGTCCAATCACAATGCGTTGAAACAGAAACTTTCTTTTTACAATACGGACGCAAATATTTTAAATCCTGATAATATCCGGTCAACTTTCAATGTACTGGCTCCAATTGCAGGAAATATCCACACCATTACAATCAATATTGGAAAATTCGCAGAGCCAAACAAAGAACTTTTCGACATTGTAGACAATCGTTATTTGCATATAGACCTGACCGTTTTTGAAAAGGATATATCTAAGATACACGAAGGACAAAAGCTGACATTTACAGATGCCAATGATCCAGGGCATCTTCACAATGCTACTATTTTCAGTGTTAACAAAGCATTTGAAGACGATCAGCAAGCAGTCATTGCACATGCAAAAATTGATCATGTGAGTGAAACACTTTTACCTGGAATGTTTATTGAGGCTCGAATCAATATTGACAGCAATACAACTGCAACACTTCCTTCGATTGCTATAGTAAATAATGGGGATGAACATTATATTTTCGTTGAAACAAAATCTGGTGAGTACAAACAAGTTGCAATCCGGATGGGTGCCAGTGATCAGGACTGGACAGAAGTCATTCCATTGCAAACATTGGATGAAAAGAGTAGAGTCGTGATGACCGGGGCTTATTATTTATTGAGTGAATTGACAAAAGGGGAGGGAGAGCATCATGATTAA